The Anastrepha obliqua isolate idAnaObli1 chromosome 5, idAnaObli1_1.0, whole genome shotgun sequence DNA window agaaccccggtcccccgcctgcgtgcgaagacttaggctggcaccaaggccagataaaaattatagcttgcgacgatgagagatcggttcaactgtataaagaggccatctccaaagtcggcgaagtgtacccaaacgccaagctagtggtcgtggacaggaaggatattccgtccaggccgcGAGCAAGGGTTTGGTTACCTTCAACCGTCGAAGACCCGGAAGAGATTATGAAGCTCATTCGGGTCTGCAATCCGGACATCCCAACGCAGGAATGGAGGTATGTCAAAACTCTCACCAACAAAAATAGCGCAGAAGAATCGAAAGAGCAGAAGCGCGCcaccatgcaggctctcctgctccTCACAGAGAATTCAATCGAACCATTAGCGAAATGCGATGGGCATCTGAGATACGGTTTTGTAAAGGTGAAGCTTCACATTTACAAAACAGATACAGATGCAATTGAGTTCCTCGCCACTAAGGAAGGTGAAAAGCACATGGGCGAACTAGAACCCATGAGCGAAACCGAGCCAATGAGCGAAGACAACCggcccaccgaagaagaatacgcctcttcaggctcagaaatgggcttagggaggctgtacttcgaacgggagggtaagtaccacacacaacagcgtaagtattccgaaagggaacttttatgcgaaagcaaagaagacccagacataacgctaacagctgatgcatcttcTACAGATAAACCTTCATCACTGTAAAGAAGCCTGCCTTGCCCTCCTGGAGcgtctggcagaagatcagccggacgtagtcctcatccaggaaccctgggtacggaatggcgaaatctgcggtCTGAGGACATCAGGGTATAAAGTATACAAGACCAATggtgaaggtactaaaagagcatgcataatggcaaaagcacatcttaatatatttatgattcaaaatttcagtaacgcagatactacgacggttagctgggaagtgagcggaagcaacatctggctaacctcgttctactttgccggagacgacacaggtccactgccgtcgccgctaataagaagccttgtggaagactgtaaagcacacaaccgcaaactagccctaggaggtgatgccaatgcccaccataccgtatgggggagctcggatacaaacgaacgaggtgagtctctctttaattatattatatgtagtaagcttttagtgtgtaacaaaggcaacgaacctacatttattacgcgcaatagacaagaagttcttgatattacgctagTTTGTCAAACCCTCTACGaaaagatgacgcagtggagggttctgaatgaacactcttactccgatcatcgttacatagaaataaaatttgggggaaaaaactCACGGGCCCCGCCCGCTagcaggaacttgaaaaagaccaactggcatatatataaacgggaacttaaggaaagacttccaaactcccaaaatattaatattgaagacagagaatcattgaacgaacacgtacaaatcCTTACGGAGGTCTGTAGAACTGCGCTAAACAAGGCTTGTCCCTTAATTAagtataaggggaagaaaaagccgccctggtggtcagaagacctgtcTACACTAAGATACGacagcagaagacagtttaatagagcgaaagcgacacgagagagtgaagactgggactgctactacactaagctaaaaatttacaaaaaagaagttaggaaagcgaaaaggtctggttggagaacgttttgtggagaaatcgaaggaaccacagaggcctccagactgcgtaaaatcctttcaaaaaaacactataccaccggatacctccaaaaaccggacaggagttggactacttcgagtgacgaaactctgaagttgctagtggacacacactttcccagcaacgaatcatctaacgtgttaatcaacaatggtacagaaagaccaaactctgacattgaagaaataatcactgaaactaagataacctgggcagtgaacacgttcaaaccatttaaatcaccaggccCAGATgaattattcccggcccaaatacaacattcactaaactacatcatggagtggttgacggtcatatttaaggccgctctgaaactgaaaagtgtcccatcaacatggaaagaggtaaaagtggtctttatccctaaagcgggaaaaagttcacacacgacacctaaggatttcaggccaataagcTTATCCTCCTTTCtactaaaaacattagaaagaattttagaagagcatattagggctaacatcaACCCTTATgagctcagcatctcacaacatgcgtactgtaaagggaaatcaaccgaaacagcacttaactcacttgttatagaaatcgagaagtcaatgtataataaagaattcacactggtagccttcctagatatcgagggcgcatttaacaacatcctaccggataccataataaaggcactgacggacttcgggatctctggcgctctggttgagttcatcaaaaacatgctcttgagcagattggtgatcgcaaccctaggggactcagagatcaagaaaaaagttagcagaggaacacctcaaggcggtgtgctgtcccctctcctatgggtgctggcactaaactcattgctaaagagcctagaggagagaggacaacacgttgtagcctatgcggacgatgttgcattggtagtaagggggaaattccccaatacactcatagaagtcatgcaggatttactaaacatggttgaaaactggtcaaaagcaaatgggctaagcgtcaaccccaataaaactgaactcatcctatttaccaggaaacacaaaattccaaatataactcctccgactctaggtggaacggcactgtcattcagtgatgaggcccgctacctaggtctaatactagaccgaaagctaacatggaaggcaaatgtcgaagatagagtaaaaagggcgacaatagcactatactcttgtaaacagctaataggactaagttggggtctctccccatctatcgtatactggctttacacggcaattgtcagaccaatcctaacatacggcatattagtatggtggccagctttagataaattgtacgtcaaaagaactatggcacacgtacaaagaatggccagtctttgcatctgcggggccctcagaaccacacccacagatgcactaaatattattcttaacattttaccaatagagcagtacggtaagcaaacagctgccaaagcaactctcagactaagagaaatcggcctactcagaacgtaccaaagagggcactcctcaattttagaacaattcccctgcattcccagcacaacggatttctgtaggaccaaggacatcaatttcgataaatcctttgtcacagtatttccctccaaagaggaatgggataacgggctcattgtcaagataaatgacttaaatatctacacagatggctcaaaactagacaaccaagtaggcggaggggtctacatcgacaaactcggagtatgccaatcatttcgcttgcctgatcattgcagtgtatttcaggcggaagtcactgccataaaagagggacttaaagagataaaaacgagagtattatccgcaaatgaagtcttcatttactcggacagtcaagcagcaataaaagcgctggaatcaaaaacacactcatcaaaaacagttctagaatgttttaaactactagatgacgtatctaagtgctacaaggtgcaccttatctgggtaccaggccacagaaacattgcaggaaattgtaaggcggatgaacttgcaagaaccggtacaacgctcggtctcgaaccagataaggcgctgatacccatgcccatagccacttgtaaattacttatagacagggaaaccatcaaaaaggtaaatacaatctggcaaaacctcacaacatgcgaactaagcagacagacatggccgaactggaacagcggtcgatcgaagatcttgctaagattcaacagagaatctataagaaaaatgataggtgttttaactggtcattgcttaataggcagccacgctagaaggttaggactcccttactttgatttctgtagaagctgccttaatacagaagaagaggaaacagtcagacaccttttatgtgagtgtgaaagcctagctatgagaaggctgcgcactctcgatacagcatttctaaccgatgtagcggacatagcccatctaaaactaacgaagctctgctcgtttattaaagcaaccggatggtttgaaaaggaacacgtagagtaaggataagctccagtggtatcacaatggacctgccgaaggtctaagtgtgtcttgcgacaaccaccctacctacctacctattagGTCGTTCTGTACTTACAAATCTAACTGTCTTTATTGACTATTGTATCTCAGCATTATTATCTGGGCGCCAAGTTGATTGCATTTACACCGACCTTTCTAAAGGATCGACAAAGTTTCACATACGGTGTTGATCGACAAGCGAGCTTGCCTGGGTTTTCATTCTACATTTCTGTAATGGCTTAAATCCTTTGTAAATCGAAGGCGGTGCGTTGTCACACTCTATGATGTTGAATCTGCACCTTTTTTCGTACCCTTTAGCTTACCACGAGGTAGCATTCTGGGTGTATTGCTGCTTATTCGTTTATAAATCACATTGGTGATTACTTTTCGGTAGCCAACTTTCTATTATACGCCGACGATATGAAGATTTATTCAGTAATTAAGTATACCGAAGACGTGATGAAACTCCAATCCGAACTAGATAGTGCTTGGAGCTTGATCACATCTTTTtcgtgaaatattaaaaaggcGTCTATGTTTCTCTTTCAATATcgcgaaatttataaaaaactcagAACAGCTCCTCTGGAAGTAACTTCCGATCCCTTTAGGAAGTTAAGGAATatggctttattttttatattaaattttcattcatcagtTATATTAATTTGGTCTTCGCATCTAGAGTATGCTCCAAGTTTCACCAGTTACACATTGAAAGGATAGAATGCTTGCAGAAGGTGTTTTTTGCGCGCGTTTCTCTCCAACAGACAGCTGCTGATGCTACGAAGAATATTGATGGGATCTCGGTTGGAGCACTGCCCaagactgtcgaagaaaggatcgCTCAGTGAGCTTAAACGTCGAGTAGCCAAACccgacatttacagagaaagtgctgaaCAGtattcttctctgaaaggttctcacagcttctgcaatggtggttaaatggtaaacctagtcATTCCGTGTTTGTGTCGATCGTCCAATGGCcactacgagtttggaaattgaatggcgaggagccCCCACGACTTTTTGAGCCTTGCGTCTtttgtattggggccaaagctttttcaaaattgcacatgaagaaatggagcccTATCTTTTCTACACTTTCCCAAGAAATACGTTTTGCAATTCCCCTTTGACAATTATCAGGGGGATACCGATGAGCGGGTAGGaaatctctgagaccaattcagttgaTACCTTTCTGGCAagttcatcaacaatttcatttccctctatgttcctatgtcctggaactaagatcagagaaatgttacctgcacacccgagatatttgatctcctccttactgCAGTTGACCAGTTTGGATCTGAACCAGAGCCTTGATCACggtttgactatcggaaaatatgttaatatatccctcgctcccacgttccctaagcat harbors:
- the LOC129249437 gene encoding uncharacterized protein LOC129249437, translated to MKLIRVCNPDIPTQEWRYVKTLTNKNSAEESKEQKRATMQALLLLTENSIEPLAKCDGHLRYGFVKVKLHIYKTDTDAIEFLATKEGEKHMGELEPMSETEPMSEDNRPTEEEYASSGSEMGLGRLYFEREGKYHTQQRKYSERELLCESKEDPDITLTADASSTDKPSSL